The Candidatus Alcyoniella australis genome segment GCGTTAACTCGCTGATCCTGCTCGAGGGCTCACCGATATTTGATGACGCGGAGCGTCACGGGATCGTGCTGCCCAAGCGCAACGCGGATCTCGAATGGTTCATTCCGCAGCTCAACACGCCGCAGATGCGACGCGAGCGCGCCCAGCGACTAGTGCAAAAGATCCGCGAACTCGACCTGCACTTTCTGGTGAGCAACCTTGAGGAGCGCGTGGACGACCCGACCGCGATCGAGGCCCGACCCGATGCCGATCAGCCCTGCGGGCCCTCGGAACCCGAGGAGCCGTGTGCGGTCTGTGACGAGCAGCCCGCGTCTCCGGGCATGCGCCCTGGAGAGCAAGACCCGATGCGCGACCAGCGCGGCACGCCGCGGCTGGAACAGATCGACAAGGGGCCGTTCGACGTGCTGCTGCTGCTGCCGCCGGTATGGGGTGTGGGCGTGGCGCCGTTGGGAATCGCCTACCTCGAGCAGGCGCTGCTCGACGCCGGGATCAAAGTCGGTTGCCTGGACCTGAACATTAAACTCTACAATCGCACCGACCGTCCCGAGCTGTGGACCATGGAGAGTTACAAGGCCTGGACCGACCCCGAGCAGTGGCGGCCGACCGTGGAGTCGATGTCAGAGCTGTTCGAGCACTACCTGGATCAGATTCTGGCCGTGGACGCGCCGATCATCGGCTTATCGACCTTCACCAGCAACATCGAGGTGGCGCTGGAGATCGCGCGGCGCATCAAGCAACGGCAGCCGAAGCGCACGCTGATCTTCGGCGGGCCGGGGATGTCCAACAGCTTTGAGCCCAATCGTATCGGACCGGAGAACGGCGACTTCGTGATCTTCGGCGAGGCCGAACACAGTTTGGTCCAGCTGGTGCGTGCGCTGCTTGGCGAGGGATTCCAGAGCGGGATCGAGGGCGTGCGTCGCGCCGGGGACACCGCGGACGTGTTGCAGATCGAACGGTCGATCGTGCTCAAGCCCGGGGAGTTGCAGTTCCCGCGCTTTCATTCGATACGCCTCGAGGAGTACTCCAGCCGCGCGGCGCCGCTTTTGGCCAGCCGCGGCTGCGTGCGACGCTGTACGTTTTGCAACGACCACCACATCTACCGCAAGTACCGCGGGCGTTCGGCCCAGGACGTGTTCGACGAGATTCGCTTTCACTTTGAGCAGGGGCGCACCGAGTTCACGTTCAACGACGTACTGATCAACGGCAACGTGCGCGAGCTGCGAGGGCTGTGCAAGTTGATCGTCGACGCCGGGATGGAGATCCACTGGGGCGGACAGGGCGTGGTCCGCAAGGAGATGGATTTCGAAACCCTGAGCCTGATGCGCGCCGCGGGCTGCATGAGCATGGTTTACGGCGTGGAGTCGTTCTCGGACAAAGTGCTTAAGTTGATGAACAAGCCGTACACCAAGGCGATGTGCATCGACGTGCTGGGCGCCACGCGGCAAGCGGGGATGGAAGCGATCATCAACATCATCGTCGGCTTCCCCGGCGAGACTGAGGACGACTTCCGCGAGACCTACGATTTTTTGATCGAGCACCGTGGGCTGATCGACCAGGTGGCGTCGATTTCGCCGTGCCTGGTCAACCTCGGAGCGCCGCTGCAACGCGACTTTCAAAAGTACGGCATCGTTTTTCCCAAGGACGAGCCGTCGGTCAAGTGGTCCACCGCGGACGGCGAGAACACCTTTGAGGTGCGCCGCCGCCGACTGTTGCGGATCACCAACCTGGTGGCCGAGTGGGACAAGTCGATCCATACCATCAACCTCTACGACGACGAGCGCGACAATCTGCGCGAGATCGAGGCCTCCGAGGGAATCAGCAAACAGGCGCCGCGCGAACGTCTGGACGAAAGCAGCGGCCCGCTGCTGCTGCTGAGTATGGCGCCGCCGTGGGGCGTGGAGTTTCCGCCGCTGGGTCTGGCCGCGCTGGCGACCAGCGCGCGCGAGGCGGGCCACGCGGTAAGCGCCTACGACCTGAACATGGCGATGTACGATGCGGCGGACGAGCAGCATCGCAGCTGGTGGCAGCTGGAGCACCTCAAGTTTTGGGAGGAGCCCGAACACCTGCAACAAATCCTTAGACATACCGCCGATGTGTTCGAGGCGTTTGTGGAGCGCGCGGCCCAGGGAGAGGAGCCGCTGGTCGGGCTGACCGTACACGCGGGCAACTTCCGGCTGAGCATGCGGCTGATCGAGCTGATTAAAAAGAGCAACCCGCAAAAGAAGGTGCTGCTAGGCGGCCCGGGGGTGTTCTTCGAGGCCGACCGACGCCTGATTCCGGCCGGGCTGGTCGATGGCATAGTCGTTGGCGAGGGCGAGGCCACGCTCAATGAACTGCTCGATGCTTTCAAGGCCCATGGTGAGCTGCGCGAGACTGCGGGCCTGCTGCTCAAGGACAAACCCTACAGCGAACGGCAGCCGATCCGGCCGCTGGAGGAACTGCCCACGCCGCTGTTCGAGGACTTCGACCTCGATCTTTATCAGAGCAACAAGCTGCCGGTGATGTTCGGCCGCGGCTGCATCGGCAAGTGCGCCTTTTGCAACGACCACCAGCTGATCGCGGGTTATCGCATGAAACGGCCCGAGACCATGCTGCGCGAGATCATGCACTACAGCGAGCGCTATACAGTGGGCGCGTTTGCCTTTAACGATCTGATCCTCAACGCCTCGCGCCCAAGGCTACTCCAGTTTGCGCGGCTGGTGATCGACGCGGACCTGTCGATCCGCTGGACAGGACAGGCGGTAATCGATCCGCAGATGACGGTCGACGATTTTGCGCTGCTCAAGCGCGCGGGCTGCGACAGCCTGGTCTTTGGGGTGGAGAGTTTCTCGGACCGCGTGCTTACGCTGATGGGCAAGCGCTTCAGCGGCGAGCAGGCGTTGCAATGCCTGGAGCGCTGCCGCCAAGGCGGAGTCGAGGCGCACATCAACCTGATCGTCGGCTTCCCCGGCGAGGGGCGGCAGGATTTCGCGCAGACCCTCGAGGCGCTGGTTGAGCACTCCGGATTGATCGACCGCGTCTCAGCGGTTTCGACCTGCATCATCGTGCCAAGTTGCGACCTGGAACGGAATCCCGAGCGCTATGATATTGTCTTGCCCGACGAGCACCACTGGCGGCTGTGGCGCACCTCCGACAACCAAAACACTTACGAGATCAGGCGCGAGCGGTTGGTCGAGTTGATCGCGGCTCTCGATCGATTGGGGATCGAGCACGGAATGCACAACCTATACCTCGAATCGCTGGACGAGGACGAGCCACAGCGCCCGGATCAGCACGATTGATCGATCTTTGACCGAATCTAAGATGACTCAATGAGAAAGCAAACGCGCATCGGCAAGGCGGGAGCAGCTGGCATCGGCCGCAGGCTGCTGTTCTGGTCCGCCTTTGCGCTGATCTGCTTCCTGGCTACGTTGATCGGCTTGGTCTGCCTCAACCAGGCGGCGGGCAAACTGCGACCGCAACCGCGGGCCGATGTCTACAAGCCGATCTACGACTCGGACCAATGGCTGCCCTTTGTGCTCAAACCCGGAGCGCGGATCGATGCGCCCTACGGCGTCTACGGCCAGTACTCGGAACTGTTCGCCCGCTCGGACGCAACCTACGAGCTGAGCATCAACAGCCAAGGCTGTCGCGGTCCCGAGTTTGCGCTGCCCAAGCCGCCGGGCGTTTTGCGCGTGGTGCTGCTCGGCGATTCCTCGACTTTCGGCTGGGACACGCCCCTGGAAAAGACCTATGGCCGTCTACTCGAGGATGCGCTGCAACAGCGGTTCAGCGGTCAGACAATCGAGGTGGTCAATGCCGGCGAGCCCAACTTCTCATCGTGGTTCGGCCTGATCCACCTGGAACACCGCGTGCTGAGCTTTGAACCGGACTTGCTACTTGTCAGCTTCGGACGTAACGACGAACTCGACACGGCGTTCAGCCCCCAGGACCTGAGCCGTAACCTGCCCGACAAGCAGCTTGTGCCGCGCGAGCTGGGATTTACCGCCAACATGGAGTGGCTGACCAAGCGTTGCCAAGGCAACCAAGCGCGCGGGCCGCGCAACGTCCTGCGCAGCACTGCGCTCTATAGGCTGCTGGTGCGGCTGATTTACGGCGAACAGCAGTACGAGGATCGCGGGATTGAGCTGCCGGAAGACGTGGTCTATCGCGTGAGCGTCCAGGACTACGAGGACAACCTACGCGAGATTGCGCGTCTGGCCCGCGCGGCGGGCGCCGACGTGCTGTTTATTGAGATCGGCGTGCTCCATCCGCAATACCGCGAGGCCATGGCGCGCGTTGCCGACGAGCTCGGCGCGCCGTTCCTGGGCACATTCGATCTGCAGATGATCTCGTCGGACTGGATCAAGGCGCAGCCGCGGTTGGCACAGGATCGCGAGCTGTTCCTCTCGATTCTGGGCGAGCCCGCGATGAACAGCAGCCCCGGCGGCTGGCTATGGTACACCACCGACTTTTGCCATCCCAACGCCATGGGGCACGCGGTGATCCACCGCGACCTGGCGCCGCTGGTGATCGAGATTATCCAGCGGCGGCTTGCAGTCGGCCGCAGCCCATCCAGCGTACTCTGAAGATCGATTAATCTTAAAGTTTAATGATGTCGTCCACGTATTCCAGGGCTTTACCCAGGCGTTGCTTGTAGCGCTCGGAGAGGCTGACGCCGCGTACGGCCCAGACGCGCACCGAGCGTCCTTCCTGGTTGCGCAGGCGCATGATGATCCGACTGAAGTCGCGGTCGGCCGAGACTAAAATGAAAGTGCCGACGTTGGGCTCCTCCGACGAAACCCGGGAGATTTCGTCGTAGATCTCGAAGTCGGCCCCGTCCTTATCGGCGTCCGGGGGCATCAGCGTGTCGAAGCCCGTGGAGCGGTAGAGCCGCTGGTGCGCGGAGAATACCGGATTGTCCCAGTTGGCCACGGCCACGCAACGCGCCATCGGCCCCAGTTGCGACGCCTGCTCGCGCAGGCGCTCGATCACGTGCTGCATGCGCTTGTTGTCGCGCAAATCGATCCCGCGCTCCTCGAGCTTGGTCTGCAGCGAGAGGAACAGGTTCTCGTGATCCACGAACAGTGCGATGTTGCGTGCAACCGGCGGCTCAACCGTGCCGTCGGTCTGGTAGGGCAGGTTACCGCGGGTCTCGATCAGCCGGGACAAGTGCTTGCTTAGCATTCCGGCGCTGATCGACAGCTTGCCGTCCTGCTCGCGGAAGATGCCGTAGCGCATCAGCCGCTCGACCGACTGGCGCCCCTCGAGCTGCTCGGCGGCGGAGACCGACGAGAGCAGTTCATCGCGCCCCGCCGACCCCAGCTCGGTCAGCCGCCGGGTCACTAGGGCATCGAGCTCGTTGAACATCGAGGCGTCCCACCACGTTGAGAAGTAGACCTCCTCGCGGGCCAGGGCCTCGGCCGCGTCGAGCACGTCGTCCGGGATCAGCACCGTGCGCATGTCCTCGCCCAGGGCGTGGACCACCAGCCAGTCGCCGAGCAGATGGACGAAGGCCGGATGCCCGCCGGTCTGCTGATAGGCGGCCTGTAGCAGCTCCTCGGGGAAGACGATCTTTTGCGAGGAGAACGCCGAGCTCAGGAACTGGTCGTGGTCGCGGCGCGTCAGCAGGTCCAGCTCGACACGCACCACCCGCGAGAACAGGTTGTGCTGCAGACGGTGCAGCAGATCGTCCAGCCGCCGGGCCGAGCTGAAGGCGGCCGAGAAACGACCGTCGTCGATCGCCGCGGAGAGCAGCGAAAGGAAGCTGCTGTCCACTCCGTTCTTGGCCTTGGCGAGGATCGCCTCGACCGCGTACTGGAACTCGTCGAACAGCAGTACGCAGTGGCGCTGGTCGTTGGATACGGCGTTGAAGAACTCGCCCAGGGTGCTGTCCGGGTCTTTTTCCAGTGCGCTGAGGTCGGGCGGATTGGTCAGGCAACCAAGGCTGCCCATCGTCTCCGCAATGCGGTTGCACAGCCCCTTGTAAAAGGCGAACTTCGAGGTCTGCGGATCGGCGAGCAACCCCTCGAGGTTGAGCCGCACCACGCAGAACTCATCGGGCAGGCTGCCGGCGAGGAAGTTGAACAGGCTGGTCTTGCCCACGCGCTTGATGCCGTCGAGAAACGGCACGCGGCCTTGTGGGATCTGCGAGAGGCTCTGGGTAAGACTGCGCAGTTGGTTGTCGCGGCCGACGAACAGCTCGCCGCGGTTGGCCGGGATGTCGCGCAACGGCAGGAACGGCGAGGTGATCGCCGAGACGCCGGCTGCTTTGAAAAAATCGGTCACGGTCACGCGCAGCGGCGCGCTGGGCTCGACCGTGCAGCGCTGCTTGTTGACCGTCAGTTCGGCCCGTACCTTGAAGGCGGCCTTGCCCTCGGACTGGATCGGCCGCAGCTTAAACTTGACGTAAGCGCGCCCGCCCGCGGGAATCTCGCCGATCGAGATTTTTTTCGTGACCAGCAGCTCGGCCGCGTCGCCGACCGGATCGAGGGTCACGCTGACCTCGTGCTGGTCCATCGGCTCGCGGTTCTCTACGACGAGCACTAGGCTGGTCGTCGCGGCATCGGAGCTGAGGAACGGGCTGATCGCCTCGATTGTCAGATCGGGTAGCAGCCGTACGTCGCGCCCCAGTTCGGTGACCAGCCGCTCGACCATCTGGACCAGCGCGCTGGTCGAACCCGCCCGTTCGCCGACCAGTGCGGACTGGGCTTCGACCGCTTTGATGCGCAGTTTGTTCAGCGCGTCCAGATCGCCGTGGCTGGCCTCAAGTTCCTGATCCTCGACAATCCCGCGCGCCAGCTCCAGAGCGTCGCGTACGGTCGCAGCCACGTTGCCCTCGACCTGGCCCAGTGCCTCGAGACCGGGCACGGCGCGTTCGGCCAAGACGTAGGCCGGAATCAGGTCGTCGAGCTTGATCAGCTTGGCGCAATCGGCCGCGAGCTGCGCGGCGTCGATCGGCTCCACTGGACGCGGCGGCTCGGGCGGCGGCAGCTGCTCGTAGCGCGGCTGCGGCTGCGCGCTCTCGTCAATCGAGAACGGCTGCGACCGAATCTCCTCGACCGCAGCCTGGGCGATCAACGGCTCGGCCTGCTCGATCAGCCACTGATCGACCTCTAGTTCGCGCGCCTCCTCGAGTAGTTCCGGATCGAGGGTCGTCAGTTTGTGCCGCACTACGAACTGCAGCAGCTGGCTGGTCACCTCGCGTTTGGTACTGACGTGCGCACGCGAGCGATTGGTGATCTGCGCCTTGCGCAAGAACGCGTTCTTGGCCTGCTCGAGTTTGCCCATGTTCTCGTAAAGGCAACCGAGGTATTCCAGATCGATATAGCTGTTGGGGAAATTGCGCGTGCGTTGGATGAAGTAAGCCGCGCCCTGTTCCTCGAGGCCCGAGGCGATGAAGTAGCTGAAGGCGCGCTTGAGTCGCTCGGCGCCGGGCCGCGGATCGGTCAGGCCCGGAACCCGCGCCGGGTCGAAGCTGATTGGGCCCGAGAGCAACTGCAACAGCCGGTCGAGGTAGTTCGCCGCCCGCTCCTCGTTGCCGATCTTGTTCGACAGGTAGAGCCCCAGCGCGGCGTATTCGTTGGTCGGGAAATGGTCGATCAGGTGCAGCACACGCTCATCCCAGCCCAGGAGGATCGTCAGGCCGAGGATCGACTCGATGAAGTCGGTGTTGCGCATGTTGTTCTGCAGCAGGAAGTCCTGGTCCAGGTACTTCTGCGCGCTCTCCAGATCCTCGAGCTTGAAGTGGATGCAGGCCAGGTTCCAGAAGGTCAGGTAGTTGCTGCGCTTGACGTTGACAACCTGTTCGAGCAGACGCTGGGCGCCGGTGAGGTTGCCCAGCCGGGCCTGGCAATAGGCCAGCCATTCCTTGAGGATCGGGTACTCCGGCTCCTCGGAGAACAGTTGGGAGAACGCCTGCTCGGCCCGGGAGATCTCGCCCTCGGAGTCGAGGCGCTCGGCCGCGACCCAGCGGCCGTAGACATCGCGCGGCAGGCTGCGCGGACGGTAGGGCGGCTTGAACGCCAGCACCTCGCCCAGCCGCTCGCCCAGGGTTCGCAGTTGGGACTCGACAGTGGGCGAAATCAGCTCGACGACCTGTTGTTTGTCGCCGGCCTTGACCGCTTCGCGGATCTGGTCGTGCAGCTCCGAGGGGATGATCTCCTCGTGGAACGGCCGCAGAGCCCCGGACTCGATCCCCAGGCGCACCTGCTCGGGGAGCAGGGCGCTGACCTGCTCGCGGAACAGCCGAACGCGCTCCTTGAGCCGGTCGTGGCTCGGGAAGTTCCAGGCGCTTTTAAGCTCGCGTTCGAGCACCGCCAGGTATTGCTCGTTGTTTTCCTCGGAGAGCCGCTCCATGTGCTGCGAGAAGGTATTCCACACCGCCTCCTGCGCTCGGCGCAGGGGAAGATCGAAGCTGCACGCCGGCCGCGGATCGGACTCGTAGCCGCGGTGACGGCAGATTGTCTTGACCTGTTCGGTGATCGTCTGCTGCACCTGGTCCAGGACGAAGTCCTCGGCCTGCACCGCATTGAGCCTGCAGTACAGATAGGTCATCAGGCTCTCGACCATTTTTTGTTCCCACTTGGCGAGGTTGAAGCACTCGGTCGCCAGGTTGGCGGCCTGTATCGCCTCGTGGGGCAGGTCGATCGCCTGCAGGGTCTTGGCCATGAACATCGAGGGAAAGGCGATTGATTTGTAGAGATTGTCGGTTTTAACCGTTAAGGGATTATCCTGGTATTGTTTGTAGGTATCCCAAAGTCTCTCCAGCGCCTCTTCCTGACGTGAACGTTGTTCCTCGGGTATTTTCTCGACCAGCGCCTTGAGCTCAGAAAAGATGTCGGGGATTGATTGCACCAAACGATTGGGAGTGAAAAATCTCCATTCGAAATCCATTGTCAAACTCCTTGTCTCGAAAGATTGGCCGGCAAACAGACCAGCCGATGGGTCCGGATTTTTGGCGAAACGAAGCCGTATGCATGATCCGGGCAATAGATATCTCAATTACGAAACGATTCATCGGTGATTGAACGAACCGAAGCAGGTTGTCAAAGATCGATCGAACCACCAGGGTTCGAACGTGGGCCGATACTCGATTTTAGCAGATTAGCCGAAGAAGGCCCGTGCCACCTCGTACAACTCGGCCGGAACCTCTTTGATCCCCTCCCTGACAATCGACAGGTCGACGGAGGTGAAGTGGCCGTTGGTGCGCGAGGCCATCATGCCAAACTGCCCTTGCTTGATCATCTCCACGGCCATCACACCATACTGCGTGGCCAAGTTGCGGTCGTAGGCCGTGGGCGTGCCGCCGCGCTGGGTGTGTCCCAGGTTGGTGACCCTGGCGTCGAACCCAGTGGCGTCGCGTAGCTTACGCGAGAGCACCTCGCCGATACCGCCGAGGGTGACGTGGCCGAACTCGTCGATCGAAGCGCCCTGGGTGATCAGCTTTTCGCCGTCCGCCTCGTCGAACTTGGCCCCCTCGCTGACCGCCACGATCGAGAAGTTTTTACCGCGGTTGTGGCGGCGGATGATCAGGTTGGCCACCTCGCTGAGTTTGAACGGGAATTCGGGAATCAACGTCACGTCCGCGCCGCCGGCCATCCCGGCGCGCAGGGCGATCCACCCCGCATGGCGACCCATCACCTCGACGATCATCACGCGGTTGTGACTCTCGGCCGTGGTGTGGATACGGTCGATGGCCTCGGTGGCCACGGTTACCGCGGTGTCGAAACCGATGGTGACGTCGGTGCCCATCAGGTCGTTGTCAATGGTTTTGGGTACGCCGACCACCGGGACGTTCATCTCGTGGAGCTTCGAGGCCACGCCCAGGGTGTCCTCGCCGCCGATGGCCACCAGCGCGTCCAGGTGCAGGTGCTCGATGTTCTTCTGAACGACCTTGGGCCCCTCTTCGTCTTTAAACGGATTAGTCCGGCTGGTGCCCAGGATCGTGCCGCCCTTGGGCAGAATTCCCGAGACGCTGCGCAGGTCCAGCTCGCGTGCGTTGAGCTGCATTAATCCCTTCCAACCGCTGAGGATACCCAGGCAGTCCCAACCATAGATTTTGGACTTGCGTACTACCGCCCGGATCGCTGCATTCAGGCCGGGACAGTCGCCTCCTCCAGTCAAAATTCCGATTCTCACAGGGTCCTCCTTTTAAATACCTTGACCCGTCCGCACCGAGCTTGCGATATTAGTGCGGCCCTTCCGCTGATGTCAACACGGCAAACAAGACGGCAGAGAACTAATAAATGCTTGAATCTAAAGGAACACTGTATATCGTCGCCACGCCTCTGGGCAACCGCGACGACATCACCTTGCGTGCTGTAGAACTCTTGGCCCAGGCCGATTTGGTCTGCGCCGAGGACACTCGCGAGGCCGCACGACTGTTCGCCCACCACAATATAAAAAACAAGCTCATCAGTCTGTACGAACACAACGAGCAGCAGCGAATCGAACCGATTCTGGAGCGGCTGCTGCAGGGGCAGCGGGTGGCGCTGATCAGCGACGCGGGAACTCCGGGATTGAGCGACCCGGGGTACCGCCTGATCGGCGCGGCCCTCGAGCGCGGGATCGAGGTCCGGCCGCTGCCCGGTCCGGCGGCGCTGATCGCCGCGCTGTCGGCCTCGGGCCTGCCGATGGAACGTTTTTGCTTCACCAGTTTTTTACCGCGCAAGGGAGCCCGGCGGTTGCAGCGGCTGGCGCAACTGGCAGTCTTTCCCGGGACAGTTGTGATCTACGAGTCGCCGCGGCGGCTGGCCCAACTCTGCGGCCAGGCCCTGCCGATCTTCGGCGACCGCCGGGCCGTGTTGGCCCGGGAACTGACCAAGCAACACGAGCAGTTCGTGCGCAGTCGACTCAGCGAACTTGAGCGGCTTTACCACGACGAGCCGCCACGGGGCGAGGTCACGCTATTGATCGCACCGCCCGAGGACCATGAGCTCTCGGCCGAGGCATTGCGGCCGCTGCTGCTGCGCGCTCGTCGGCCCGATGAGCCGCCGTCCAAGGCCGCCTCGCGGATCGCCCGCGAGTTCGGCCTGCCGCGCTCCGAGGTCTACGCGATTCTCACCGGACAGAGCGATTCAACATCAGAGGAGGAATAGATGACAACCAGTAAATCCGAGATCGAGGCTGCGGTCAGGCGCGCCAGCCGTCAGGGAAAACTCTCGTGCAAGACCGCGTTCAAACTCGCCGAAAGTCTGGCCGTCACGCCGCGCAAAGTCGGGGCCGTGGCCAACGAGCTGAAGATTAAAATCGTCGGCTGTCAGCTCGGACTGTTCAAGTAGTCCGGTACAGCTCGGGCCGCCGCCGCTGGAGTAAATGATCGCGCGGGGTCAGGTGCTTGTCGTCGGCCTGGCGCGGATCAATATCCACGAGCAACGTGCGGCTCCGTTTGCCGTCGGCGCGCGCCAGCACCCGGCCGTCCGGGGCCACGATTTGGCTGCGGCCGGTGAAGGTCAGCTCCTGGTCGTCCACGCGCTCGATGCCGATGCGGTTGGCCGTGGCGATGAACAGCCTGTTCTCCAGCGCGCGGGTGATCGACGCATTCTGGAAATAGGGCAGCACCAGATTGGCCGGGTGGGCGATAAGCTGCGCGCCGGCCAGCACTAGGCTACGCGCCGATTCGGGGAAGGCCCAGTCGAAACAGATCATTATCCCCAGTCTCAGTCCGGGCAGGTCGAAGACCCTAAAGCCGCTGTCGCCGGGGTCGAACAGGCTGTGCTCGCGGTCGAACAGGTGGGTCTTGCGATAGACCCCGACCAGCCCCTCGGGGCCCACGAGCATCGCCGAGTTGTAAATCCGGTCTTCACATAGTTCGGGAAAACCGGCCACAATGTGCATTGAGCTGCGCCGGGCCAGGCGCTTAAGCAGCTCGAAGCTCGGCGCGCCGGGTGCGGCCGGTT includes the following:
- a CDS encoding GDSL-type esterase/lipase family protein; protein product: MRKQTRIGKAGAAGIGRRLLFWSAFALICFLATLIGLVCLNQAAGKLRPQPRADVYKPIYDSDQWLPFVLKPGARIDAPYGVYGQYSELFARSDATYELSINSQGCRGPEFALPKPPGVLRVVLLGDSSTFGWDTPLEKTYGRLLEDALQQRFSGQTIEVVNAGEPNFSSWFGLIHLEHRVLSFEPDLLLVSFGRNDELDTAFSPQDLSRNLPDKQLVPRELGFTANMEWLTKRCQGNQARGPRNVLRSTALYRLLVRLIYGEQQYEDRGIELPEDVVYRVSVQDYEDNLREIARLARAAGADVLFIEIGVLHPQYREAMARVADELGAPFLGTFDLQMISSDWIKAQPRLAQDRELFLSILGEPAMNSSPGGWLWYTTDFCHPNAMGHAVIHRDLAPLVIEIIQRRLAVGRSPSSVL
- a CDS encoding NYN domain-containing protein produces the protein MDFEWRFFTPNRLVQSIPDIFSELKALVEKIPEEQRSRQEEALERLWDTYKQYQDNPLTVKTDNLYKSIAFPSMFMAKTLQAIDLPHEAIQAANLATECFNLAKWEQKMVESLMTYLYCRLNAVQAEDFVLDQVQQTITEQVKTICRHRGYESDPRPACSFDLPLRRAQEAVWNTFSQHMERLSEENNEQYLAVLERELKSAWNFPSHDRLKERVRLFREQVSALLPEQVRLGIESGALRPFHEEIIPSELHDQIREAVKAGDKQQVVELISPTVESQLRTLGERLGEVLAFKPPYRPRSLPRDVYGRWVAAERLDSEGEISRAEQAFSQLFSEEPEYPILKEWLAYCQARLGNLTGAQRLLEQVVNVKRSNYLTFWNLACIHFKLEDLESAQKYLDQDFLLQNNMRNTDFIESILGLTILLGWDERVLHLIDHFPTNEYAALGLYLSNKIGNEERAANYLDRLLQLLSGPISFDPARVPGLTDPRPGAERLKRAFSYFIASGLEEQGAAYFIQRTRNFPNSYIDLEYLGCLYENMGKLEQAKNAFLRKAQITNRSRAHVSTKREVTSQLLQFVVRHKLTTLDPELLEEARELEVDQWLIEQAEPLIAQAAVEEIRSQPFSIDESAQPQPRYEQLPPPEPPRPVEPIDAAQLAADCAKLIKLDDLIPAYVLAERAVPGLEALGQVEGNVAATVRDALELARGIVEDQELEASHGDLDALNKLRIKAVEAQSALVGERAGSTSALVQMVERLVTELGRDVRLLPDLTIEAISPFLSSDAATTSLVLVVENREPMDQHEVSVTLDPVGDAAELLVTKKISIGEIPAGGRAYVKFKLRPIQSEGKAAFKVRAELTVNKQRCTVEPSAPLRVTVTDFFKAAGVSAITSPFLPLRDIPANRGELFVGRDNQLRSLTQSLSQIPQGRVPFLDGIKRVGKTSLFNFLAGSLPDEFCVVRLNLEGLLADPQTSKFAFYKGLCNRIAETMGSLGCLTNPPDLSALEKDPDSTLGEFFNAVSNDQRHCVLLFDEFQYAVEAILAKAKNGVDSSFLSLLSAAIDDGRFSAAFSSARRLDDLLHRLQHNLFSRVVRVELDLLTRRDHDQFLSSAFSSQKIVFPEELLQAAYQQTGGHPAFVHLLGDWLVVHALGEDMRTVLIPDDVLDAAEALAREEVYFSTWWDASMFNELDALVTRRLTELGSAGRDELLSSVSAAEQLEGRQSVERLMRYGIFREQDGKLSISAGMLSKHLSRLIETRGNLPYQTDGTVEPPVARNIALFVDHENLFLSLQTKLEERGIDLRDNKRMQHVIERLREQASQLGPMARCVAVANWDNPVFSAHQRLYRSTGFDTLMPPDADKDGADFEIYDEISRVSSEEPNVGTFILVSADRDFSRIIMRLRNQEGRSVRVWAVRGVSLSERYKQRLGKALEYVDDIIKL
- a CDS encoding ATP-dependent 6-phosphofructokinase yields the protein MRIGILTGGGDCPGLNAAIRAVVRKSKIYGWDCLGILSGWKGLMQLNARELDLRSVSGILPKGGTILGTSRTNPFKDEEGPKVVQKNIEHLHLDALVAIGGEDTLGVASKLHEMNVPVVGVPKTIDNDLMGTDVTIGFDTAVTVATEAIDRIHTTAESHNRVMIVEVMGRHAGWIALRAGMAGGADVTLIPEFPFKLSEVANLIIRRHNRGKNFSIVAVSEGAKFDEADGEKLITQGASIDEFGHVTLGGIGEVLSRKLRDATGFDARVTNLGHTQRGGTPTAYDRNLATQYGVMAVEMIKQGQFGMMASRTNGHFTSVDLSIVREGIKEVPAELYEVARAFFG
- the rsmI gene encoding 16S rRNA (cytidine(1402)-2'-O)-methyltransferase, with translation MLESKGTLYIVATPLGNRDDITLRAVELLAQADLVCAEDTREAARLFAHHNIKNKLISLYEHNEQQRIEPILERLLQGQRVALISDAGTPGLSDPGYRLIGAALERGIEVRPLPGPAALIAALSASGLPMERFCFTSFLPRKGARRLQRLAQLAVFPGTVVIYESPRRLAQLCGQALPIFGDRRAVLARELTKQHEQFVRSRLSELERLYHDEPPRGEVTLLIAPPEDHELSAEALRPLLLRARRPDEPPSKAASRIAREFGLPRSEVYAILTGQSDSTSEEE
- a CDS encoding nitrilase-related carbon-nitrogen hydrolase, producing MKIAVVQIDVLNGQREENLRRIERRLRTIDVELAVLPELVTSGYLFADRASLLPLAEPAAPGAPSFELLKRLARRSSMHIVAGFPELCEDRIYNSAMLVGPEGLVGVYRKTHLFDREHSLFDPGDSGFRVFDLPGLRLGIMICFDWAFPESARSLVLAGAQLIAHPANLVLPYFQNASITRALENRLFIATANRIGIERVDDQELTFTGRSQIVAPDGRVLARADGKRSRTLLVDIDPRQADDKHLTPRDHLLQRRRPELYRTT